The genomic stretch CCATTACATTCCATTCCAAACCTTCCAACCAAACATCCCCTTAGAATCCCTTAGAtatcaaatttcattcaaaaataGGCCAACCAAACTACACTTTAAGGGGGCGTTTGATTAGAGAAAGGTAAAGGGTAAGAAAATTAGAAAGggtaagagggggaaaaggtaagaGATTACCAAAAATTTAACTAATTGTTTGGTTACATCAAGAAAATGAGGtgtggtgggttgtggtttgttttggtgtGCGGGTGTTGGTTTAGGTTGGCTGGTTGTGGTAGTGGTGATGGTGGCAGTAGGGTGactgtggtggtggtgatggtggtggcggtGATGGTAGTGGCGGTGATGGTGGCGACGGCGTCATGGTGGTTGTGACGGTGGTGTTAtggtggtggtttatgtggggtggttgtggtggtggtggcgatggcggTGGCGTCTttatgtggtggtggtggtgacgaTGGCGTCTTGATGGTGACTGGTATGATGGGAGTCGCAAGTGTGGTGGTAGGTAAATAAGGTGGTTGAAGAGTAACAAGGGTAATGAAATCTCATACCTGGGGGGTAAGGAATTAGATGGATTGAGGGGTAAGGAAGAAAATTTCACTCTTTGTTCgtgtcaaacaaacaccaacaaaggaaataagtaactttgtttccctttccctttcttatagACCTCCAACCAAACGTCTCCTAAATGGATTGAATCTATTCCAAATATCCAACCAAACACCCCATTAATACTACTAGCTCCCTCCATGTCAGTAATTAGTTTacctttggttttgacacaaagataAGAAAAAGAGGGTCGGACCAATTATTTGATGACAAATGAATTAAATTGAGTGTGTATGATCAAATTGTGTCATCACAAATATTTTTAAAATACAAAGTTAAACAATTTACTGAGACACgcaaaaataaaatagataaataaataatCGGAACAGAGCGACTAGCGAGTAACTATTTCCTCACATTAAACTTTGAGATAATTAGCATTTAATAATCCGACATCTAAATGACACTTTTTTTTTGACAATTGGAAAGATATTAAGCGAGCCTACAATTTCCGAGCCCTCGTCGCGATATTATGCGCGATGAGGTTAACAGTCCTAGGAATAAATTTAAAACTTAGACAATGAAAAGCATGACTAATATCTAAAGTATCAGAAATGACTACGCTGGAGCAATGGCTTCTTGAAACAATTCCAAAAAACTGCAAGATGACCTGAAGAGAGTCTGAAGAAATAGCCAAGTGACGAATACCATTCCCCACAGCCCAATTCATTACCTGTCTAATGCCAACAGCCTCCGCTTGTTCCGCAGATTCCGACCAAGTCTTGAACCAGAAAACATTCCCATTGAACCCAGACGAAGATATGTTGTCCTGACTTGAGGCGGACCATCCTATACCAGTTTCAAGGTCCAACTTCCATGCAGAGTCAACAGAAGAAAAACATTTAGAACAGTTACTCGAATTACCAATCAAGTCTGTAAAATAGCCTTTAAGGAGCTAGCTATGTTAATCACCAAAGCACCCCACTCCATTCTTCAAAATTTTCACTCTAGATCTAAGATCAATATTATTAGCCTCCTAGAAAACAGAGAGCTCGACCTCTTAAATTTTCATCATCCCAATCAAATTGACACTGTCAAATCCCATTTTAATCTTATTTCTTGTGATCCATATAGCGGAGATAGTGCTTAAAAAAGAGAACACAACGAAACTATTATTTGTATCCAAACTTAGGAAATTTAGCCAATTAATAACCCATTGCTTGACGCTGATGCTTACATAGCTGTGACAGGTAATCCCCAAGTGAGAGGCTCTCCAAAGTCTATTAGAAATAGGACAATCTCTAAACAAGTGATCAATAGACTCCAAAGCATTAGAGTCATCACAGAAAGCACACGAGTATTTTGCAAGTACATGTCTTTTGTGAAGCTCTATTCCCACCGGTAGAGAATCAGTAATAATTTTCCATATGATTATTCTCCACTTATTAGGTCCTGGTAATTGCCACAATTTTTTCCTAGAAAAAACCTTCCCTCCTTCAAACAATCTCGTCTTGTCCTTATGAGCCCCTTTCTCATCAAAAAACGCCTGGGCTGCCAACCTATACCCCGTCTTAACACTGTAAATTCCATCTTGAGATTCCTTCCAGTAGCAAGAATCTTGTTCATCACCCCAAGGGATAGGAGTAGCCAGAATTCTCGTTGCAGATTCCCTATCAAAGTAAGCCCAAACCATATGATAATTCCAGTAGCTCAAATAAGGTTCGCTGAGCATTAAATTTTCATGTTTAGGTTTTGGTGAAAAGCCACCAACCCATCTAGAAGACCAAACGTTAAGATTGGAATTATAACCAAAAGTCCATGCTAAGTGAGGAGCAATGAGAGACCAACCCCAGCACATGCCGTTACCTCCCCACGAAGAGCTAGAGATATCTAAGTGCCAATTGTTGTTGATTAGAGCATTAGAAAAGTCATACTTCGGGCCTAGAACTTGCGAGATGAGTGATTTGGGAGAAGATTTAATTCTCCAAGCTTTAAATGACACTTTCATCCGCCATAAGTGTATGCAATCGTATGAAATTATCAAATGCCAATTATTGTTTCTGCTTTCACATTTCATAATTTCATACTCTTACATATACGCTTGATATTTCGGTTATAGAATATGAACATGCAGCTAGACCTGACAAAGCTGATCTGATCTGAATGAtccgacccgagacccgaaaatgacccgaaatgTATCACCCGAAGTGACTTGatagacccgacccgaaaatgacccgacttaAGTGACCCAAAATGACACGAAATGACTTAATTATGGAAAAATCATGACCCAAAATGCCCCAAGCAACCCAGATTGACCCGACTAAAAGTGACCTAATAAGTTATTGACCCgcaaatgacccgacccgaagtcAATCCAAATGACCCATTTAACAGGTCTACTCGACGATAAAAATTGTAAGAAGAAAATGATCAAAGTTCGGAAAAAGATAGCTACATATATAAACAAAAACCCCTAATGTAACCAAAGTGGCTTGAGTGTAGTGGAGCGCGGGAGTGCCTCAAAGCGTTGCAATTGGCAACGAATTGAGAGGCTCCGGGTTCGACTCCCTGCACGGGAGTGCTGCGGGAATGTGTTTACAGGGTATTACATGTGCGGGACTAAACCCCtcgtcaaaaaaaaaagaaaaaaaaaaccctaatgtTCTATAATTTCAAATTTCACTCGTAAAGATGAAAGTCGATAACTAGAAATGTTGTATACTCCCTTTTATTCTACATAACCGTCCCATTGTGAAaatggcacaagaattaagaaagtgagtttagaccacacaaaatggacaatgggacaattatgtgaatagacggaaatggaattaaatttggaccacacaacacttaccaaaaatagaCAATGGAACAGTTACCCGACTAGTCGGAAATGGACAATTGGACGATTatctggaataggagggagtataattttccTTTTTCATCCAAAGGCGAACACTTATGGCGGATGAAGGATTATTATTACTAACTGCACCCCCGGCTACATATCTTTACACCTTCATCTTTACACCTTCACATAAAAGTGAACAAGGGTGTATACTGTTCAAATGAACAGTAATTGTGCACATCATTTCAGCTCAAAACGACTTCCATGGCTGCGTTTGGTGTAGAGCTCTTGGGTCTTTTTTTCGACTTTATTTAGGAGTTGGGCCTTCTCCTCACATTATCATGTTAGTGTTAGAATTAAATCCTTGTGAGACCATAACTTCATACTAAATTAATCGGTAAACCGGAGAAGCGGAAGCGTACCTGATGAATCCATAGGAGTAGGATGAACGGATGAACTTGAGATCCGGATTATAGCCTTCTAGCAGACACACTCTCCTTAGGGTTCTCTCTACTGATGGGATGTTTAAGAGTTTAGGTAAAGTGTGCTGCCAGGGACCATAACCCAGCTTATATATAGGAAGGGGATATAAAACCCTATTACCCTATAACAGCTGCCTTATTCTGATACGCCCATCATGCATCAGTTAAAGCcctaatgggtatctacacaattaaGATATCCGGCCCATACTTTATAAGACGTATATAATTATGCCCGTATTATATTATCCCAATGGATCACTGTATTGGGCTATACTTAAATGATAGCTAACAAATACAACCGGTTTAATAGCGTGTCCACATAAATTGTATTGGACCCAATATAttcttacaatctcccacttgggTCAAATACAGTTAGTGTGTGACACCTaaaaattgtattcattttataaCCTTACGCGCTCAACAGTGCTATCAACTTTCAAACCGTCTTATGCAATTCGGTCCATCAATTATACTAACATAGGATCAAAGCGGCCTTTGCTACAGTTTGTCGTAACAGGACCCTCAATGGTCACGTATGCCAATACAACCAACGACATGAATCTAATATAGGTGCGTAGCATGGAAACAACATCCAAATGTGATCCAAAATATGTATATTTCCAACTGGTCCACCTTAAACTTTATTGAGGTCAACACCATAAACAAGTAACAGAGTAAATAACCGAAAAACTGAAAACTTTAACTTTATTTGCATGCAACTTTAAACCAAATACCCTAATAAATATTGTCATACAAGCAATGGTATTATTACAAACTCCCACTGAAACTGAACATACTAAAGTGGTATAACACCCATACGAGCAGTGTGCTCTAGAAAGACCTTGGGCGGTATGCCCTTAGTCAGCGGATCCGCAACCATGGAGTTTGTACCAATATGCTCTAAAGACAACTGACCACTCTGTACTCTTTCCTTCACAGCTCTAAACTTGACATCAATATGTTTTGACTTTGTCAAGCTCTTATTGTTGTTAGAATACAACACCGCAGATTTATTGTCACATAGCATCTTGAGTGGCTTGTCCATGCCATTCACTATCCGTAGTCCCGTGACAAAATTCCTTAACCATAATGCCTGATTAGATGCCTCATAACAAGCTATGAATTCTGCTTCCATGGTGGAAGTAGCGATGATTGATTGCTTAACACTTTTCCAAGACACACTCCACCACCATTAGAAAAATATATCCCGATGTGGATTTCAAACTGTCTTGGCATCCCGCAAAATCGTAGTCGAATACCCAACGACCTCTAGGCCGATCGACCTCTTGTAAGTGAGCATGTAATCTTTTGTTCTTCTTAGATATCGCATAACCCTCTTGACCGCTTTCCGGTGATCAATCCCTGGATTCTTGAGATATCTCCTAACATCCCAACTATGTATGCAATGTCGGGTCTTGTACAAACTGTGCATACATCAAACTCCCTACAACCAAGCATAAGGGATATTCTGCATCTCTTTAGTTTCAAACTCATTCTTTGGGCATTGAGTGAGACTAAATTTATCTCCTTTAGCAACAGGGGTATCTATCGGTCTGCAATCTTGCATGCCAAATCTTTTTAAGACTGTCTCGATATAGCTCTTTTGTGATAAACCAAGAGTGCCTTGGGCACGATCTCGGCATATCTGAATTCCTAACACAAAAGAGGCGTCACCAAGATCTTTCATTTCAAAATTCTGTGAAAGAAATCTCTTAGTTTCGTGCAGGAAGCCTATATCATTGCTGGCAAGCAATATATCATCAACATACAGAACCAGAAAGATGTGCTTACTCCCACTGAACTTGTGGTATACacaatcatcaaccaaattagtCTCAAAACCATGAGACATCACAATTTGATGAAATTTGTAGTACCACTgacgagaagcttgcttaagcccATAAATGGATTTCTTTAATTTGCAGACCATATTCTTTGAATCTCCTGAAACAAAGTGTTCTGGTTGCTGCATATAAATTGTCTCTTCAATGTTACCATTGAGAAACGCagtcttaacatccatttgatgtagctCAAGATCAAAATATGCCACAATTGCCATTATAATCCTAAAGGAGTCTTTCGATGAAACTGGCGAATAAGTCTCCTTATAATCAATGCCTTCCTTTTGAGTATAGCCCTTAGCTACAAGACGTGCCTTATACCTAGTCACATTACCATTTGAATCCCGTTTGGTCTTAAATATCCATTTGCAACCAATGGGTTTCTTACCTTCTGGTAATGGAACTAGGTCCCAAACATCATTGTCAGTCATGGACTTTATCTCTTCATTCATGGCATCAATCCATTTCTGTGAGTTAGGACCTTCAATGGCATGGCGAACGGTGATTGGATCATcttccaccattccattatctaacTCTTGATCAGGGAGTAGTGCATAAAGATTTTCCAAATTAGTAACATAATCATCTGAAATAGCACTTCTCCTTTCTCTAATGGATCTTCTTAAAGGCTCATCTGGATTTACAATTCGCCTTTCTCTAATGGATCTTCTTGAAGGCATTTGTTCTTGAGGTTGTTGAAGTTGTTCCCCAGGATTCTGAATTCCAGGATCAACTTCAGTTTCTGGAGTTGTATCCTGAACCGTATCAGTATTAATAAACTGGTCCTGGGTAATTATAACAGGAGGAAGAGTTACGTTTTCTTCTTCAAAGATGAAATCTTTGTCCTTATCTTCCCTCCCAAATTCAACATCCTCAAAGAACAGGGCATTTCCCGTCTCAAAAATTACCTTAGAAGTGGGATCATAAAACTTGTACCCCCTAGATCTTTCAGGGTATCCAACAAAATAACAACTGACAGTTCTAGAGTCCAGTTTACCTTCATGTGGCCTATAAGGCCTTGCCTCAGCTGGACAACCCCAAATGTGTAAATGCCTTATACTGGGTTTCTTACCAGTCCATAATTCATAAGGGGTTTTAGGTGCTGCCTTAGTTGGTACTCTGTTTAAGATATAAGTTGCAGTCTTAAGTGCCTCTCCCCAGAGTGATTCTGGTAAAGTTGTATGACTAATCATACTTCTCACCATATCCTTTAAGGTTCTGTTTCGTCTCTCAGCAACACCATTCATTTGTGGAGTACCTGGCATGGTGTACTGAGGGACAATACCACACTCCTCTAGGAATCTAGCAAAAGGCCCTGGACGTTGTTCACCTGATCCATCGTTTCTGCCGTAGTATTCACCACCACGGTCAGATCTGACTTTCTTTATTGTTTTGCCAAGTTGATTTTCAACTTCAGCCTTAAATGATTTGAACACATCCAGTGATTGAGATTTCTCATGAATTAGATATAGGTAGCCATATCGAGAGTAATCGTCTATGAACGTAATAAAATACTGTTGACCATTCCATGAAGCCGTAGGGAATGGACCACAAATATCTGTATGAATAAGTTCTAAGACATCTGAAGCTCTCTCAGCACCTAATCTCCTTTTGTCTGTTTGTTTCCCTTTAATACAATTTATACAAACATTAAAGTCTGAAAAATCTAGAGAATCAAGAATTCCATCTGTCACAAGTCTTTCAATTCTTTGTTTAGAAATATGTCCTAAACGTTTGTGCCATAATGACGATGAATTCTCATTTGTCAATTTTCTTTTGGTACCACTAGAACGACTTACATGCAAGGTTTCATTAAAAGAGACATGCGTATCAAGCAAATATAGATTATCATATCCAGATAAAGAACCAGAACCAACGAACTTTGAATTATGAAAAAGACTGAATTTATTGTTTGCAAATGAACAACAATAACCAAATTTGTCCAAAGCAGAAACTGAAACCAAATTCCGTCTAAATGACGGTACAACAAAAGTCTCTTTCAAATCCAAATAATTTCCAGTCTTTAATAATAATCTAAATGTCCCTATAGCTTTAACTTCAACTGCTTTGCCATCCCCCACATAGATGTATCTTTCACCATCAACCGGATTTCGGCAGCTGAGACAGCCCTGCATGGACACACTTATGTGAGTAGTAGCACCAGAGTCTATCCACCAAGTGTGTTTAGGTACCGAAGTTAAATTGACCTCAGAACAGACAAAAGAAAGAAACATACCCTTCTTCTCACGCCAAGCGTGATACCTTATGCATTGTTTCTTCTGATGACCTGGCTTTCCACAAAAGAAGCATCCTGATTCCTTAGTTTCGAATTTTCGTGTTCCTTAGTTTCCTTATTCTCGCTTCTTTGGTGGTCGATAACCGCAACTTCCTTACCCTTTTTCCTTTTCTTACCATCCTTAGAGAATGATGCCAAATGAGCACTTTCAGTCTTTTCTTGCTTCAACCTCTCTTCCTCTTGAACACAATGAGAAATGAGCTCATTAAGAGTCCATTTCTCTTTCTGACAGTTGTAACTGACAGTAAAGTGACTGAATTTCTTAGGAAGAGATATCAAAACCAAATGCACCAACAAGTCTTCTGACAAGTCTAACTTAAGTGCCTTTAACTTTGAAGCAATGTGAGACATTTCCATAATGTACTCCCTTATGTTCCCTGTTGCTTTATACCTCATGGAGACTAGACTCGTTAAAAGAGTGCTAGTTTCCGACTTTTCGTTTTTTACAAAACGCTTTTCAAGCTCAACAAGGAACTTCTTGGCATTATCCTCTTCGGACATAGTGCCCCTGAATGATTCTGGAATTGCACGTTTCATGATCATTAGACTCATGCGATTTGAGCGTTCCCACTTCTCCATGTCCCTCTTAGCATCAGGGGTACTAGTAGTCAAGAGCAAATGCGGGACGCTCATCCCGAAGAGCAAGGTCTAGATCCATGCAACCCAGAACAATCATAACATTTTCCTTCCAATACTTAAAATTTGTTCCGTCAAGCATTGGAATCATATTGATGTTAGCAGATACCGTATTAGCAGAAGCATTAACtgtaaaagaacaaaaaaaacaaacaaaacatgcCCACAATAAATACTTTATTCAACTTTATTTAATAATCAGATTTAAAATTTTGGCAAATCCCATCATAACAAGACACCTAGCACAACATTAACTTTAGTCTTTGGACATAAAATTAACTTGTAAGTGGTCATCTTGGTGTAGTGATCAAATATTAACAATAAACTCCTGTCAAACATtaagccttcctttgggccgacttaATATTCACATGGAAACCTTACAACTGTTACATATTTACCACCACAAGCATGACTAAATTCCGGCCAAATAAtagccttcctttgggccgaccatTATCCGCATGAAACTCAGTCATACACCGTAGTCATAATATTCTAAATCATTCAATTTACACAATAGAGGTTACTTTGGCAACTTATTATGTCAATCAAACAACCCAAAATATTAGACCCATTTTTTATAAATCCGTATGGCCAATTATTAAATCTGAAAATTTGTCTAAATTTATGAAGATGGGTAATTTAGACGCTGATATTATTACCGTAACAATAACAACCATAGACTGAAACTAACACAGAACAGAAGACTGAACAACTTTGTAAATACGTAAGCAGCGGAAtccaaaatatatataatcaGTCATATGCAAAGTGCCAGAACAACAATAGTAGCATTGATAATATAATCCAAATATCTCCAAATTTACCATAAGGATGTGCCAACATGAATTCATTAATAAATCCATATGATCAGCGGCAAATTCAATCAAAACATGGCATGTGAAACCAAAACATGCTACTATATTAAATCAGTTTGTTTACATTAACCAATATCTTAAACAACCACATGCCTCATGCTAACTCTTTCCAATTACATACTGCAAACTTTAACAAACAGAACCAAAACATTGAACCGACATGGTCAGCTATTATCTATCTCGAATATATACAGCATGTTAAATTAAGAAATTATCATCGCCTCACAAACAAACCAATACACAGAGTGAATGCTATGGCGGCCGAAACATGAGATCTCAACATGTAAAACAAACATTCATTATTGAATCAAAACTTTGTCTGCCACTATAATAAAATATGCTCAAGATTAAAACCTTACTATGCCGTATGTTCATCCAAACATGTGGTTAAGCGAattaacaacaaaaaaaaaacttaaccAATCGGGTATTCATCAAACAATCATATGAGCGAGTAAATcaatttaacaaaataatctgATATCGCACACAGTATGAATACCGTATTATCCGAAATAAAATCGTCCCAAATAATTTAATATGAaggaggctctgataccacttgttagaattaAATCCTTGTGAGACCATAACTTCATACTAAATTAATCGGTAAACCGGAGAAGCGGAAGCGTACCTGATGAATCCATAGGAGTAGGATGAACGGATGAACTTGAGATCCGGATTATAGCCTTCTAGCAGACACACTCTCCTTAGGGTTCTCTCTACTGATGGGATGTTTAAGAGTTTAGGTAAAGTGTGCTGCCAGGGACCATAACCCAGCTTATATATATGAAGGGGATATAAAACCCTATTACCCTATAACAGCTGCCTTATTCTGATACGCCCATCATGCATCAGTTAAAGCcctaatgggtatctacacaattaaGATATCCGGCCCATACTTTATAAGACGTATATAATTATGCCCGTATTATATTATCCCAATGGATCACTGTATTGGGCTATACTTAAATGATAGCTAACAAATACAACCGGTTTAATAGCGTGTCCACATAA from Silene latifolia isolate original U9 population chromosome 2, ASM4854445v1, whole genome shotgun sequence encodes the following:
- the LOC141633059 gene encoding uncharacterized protein LOC141633059, which encodes MDSSVNASANTVSANINMIPMLDGTNFKYWKENVMIVLGCMDLDLALRDERPAFRDMEKWERSNRMSLMIMKRAIPESFRGTMSEEDNAKKFLVELEKRFVKNEKSETSTLLTSLVSMRYKATGNIREYIMEMSHIASKLKALKLDLSEDLLVHLVLISLPKKFSHFTVSYNCQKEKWTLNELISHCVQEEERLKQEKTESAHLASFSKDGKKRKKGKEVAVIDHQRSENKETKE